The genomic region GGTTCATACTCTTCCCTTTCTTCAATAGTAACCTTATACTTATCTAAATCCTCTATTGAAGCAAACCTCTGAACCTTCATTTTTTCAAGATCACCATAGGGCATAGGGTGTCTTATAACTGCTACTTTTTTTCCTAAATTCCTCAAAATTTGAGCAACTTTCCTTGAAGTCTGACTCTTTCCGCTTCCTGTTCTCACAGCACATACTGAAATAACAGGTTTATTTGATTTTATCATTGTGCTTTCAGGACCTAAAAGCCAGAAATCAGCACCCGCTGAAAGTGCCCTTGAAGCCCTATTCATAACATATATATGGGAAACATCAGAGTAAGCAAATACAACAATATCAACTTTCTTTTCCTTTATGATTTTTTCCATATCTTCCTCTAAATAAATGGGAATGCCTTGAGGATAAAGTTTACCAGCTAATGTAGGAGGATATTTTCTTCCCTCTATACCAGGTATCTGTGTTGCTGTAAAACCAACAACCTCGTAATCTGGATTATCTCTAAAAAAAACATTAAAATTATGAAAATCTCTTCCAGCAGCACCAAGGATTAAAACTCTTTTTGCCATATTTAAGACCTCCTTAAATTTATCATATAATTTTAAAAGTGTTTAATTTTATTAAAAAAACAATTTTAAATGCTTATGAGAAAGATTTTCAAAAAGAACATTTCCTTTTTCTTATAAGTATATTTTTTTTAAGAGATTTACTTGAAAGTGCCTTAGAAGGAGATTTTAAAATATTTAGAACACCTTCTCTTTATGATTCCCTTTTATTTACAATTCACCACCTCTTTTTTTATTCCTCACTTTTTTTAATTCTTGTTATTTCTGTTTCATTAATTTTAAAAGAAAAAAAAGAAAAGGTATTAACTCTTTTTACTTATTTTTCCTTTCTCCTTCTTCTTGCACCTTTAATTGATTTTATTTTTGGTGGAGGAAAAATGCTTGCTTATCCCACTTCAATTAAAAACCTTTTAATAAGCCTTTTTAAAGGAGAATTTGAAAGAGAAAACATATCAAAAGGACAAGTCATTGAGGTTTTTATAATTTGTTTTTTTATCTCTATTTATGTTTTCTTTAAAAGTGAAAATATTTTAAAATCTATCTTTTCTTTTGTTTTTTCTTTCTTTATTGTAATAACAGTTGGTGGTATTCCAGGTTACTTTTTAAATTATTTCAGTGAAGGCGGTTATATCTTCGATTACAACTCAAAACAGGGATTATTTTATGCAATATTAACAATTTCTCTTATTCCTTTCATTTTTAAAATAAAAATCAAATATAACGAAATTTTAAGTTTTTCAATATGGGGCTATCTTTCCGCAATTATAAAAATTTTATATTTAAAAACAAAGTATGATATTACGTCTCTTTACTTTCCCTTTGATTACATATCAATAATAATACTTCCTGTTTTTGTTTTAATTGAGAATAAGAAAAATATTTATTACATAACAATTTCTCTTATGACAGTTTTTCTTCTTGGTGAACTTCCCTTTATTTTCTTCACAATTTTTATTTTTTTTGACAATACCTTTTTAAATAAAAAAATTAAAAATTTTATAATGGCAAATCTAATTTTTTTATCAGGTTCTTCAATATTTTTTGGTAATTTTTCTCATCTTATTTATCCTTATCTATATCCCTTTTTATTAACCTTTCTTTTATTTATCAAAAATAATAAGATAAGAGAAATTCTTTTAAATTCTACTTTTTTAATTTTAACATTTTTATTTTCAAATAGAAGCTTCTGGGTATCAAAAGAAAATTTAAAGGAAATTTTTGTCTTAAAAAGTTCTGAAAGGGATATATATCTTTTTGAAAAATACAAGGATATATCGAAAGGTGTAAAAATTTTAAATTTTTTAATCAAAATAAAAAACTATGAAAAAATCCCAGAACTTCTAACAAAATTTAAAAAAGAAAAATCTCCTGGAAACTATTATTTTTACAGAGCTCTTGCTGGTGCTATGTTTAATGAAGATATTTTAGAAGTGGAAAATCTTTCAATAGTTTCACTTATAACTGGAAATCCTCTTGCTTTACCTTTAATTGTAAAAATTTATGAACTAAAAGGAGAATACAAAAAAGCAGAAATTTTTCTAAAAAGAAGTTTGAAACACAACATAAAGTATGAATATAATAGTTTTTAAGGTTCTAATCCTTTAATTTTTCAAGATTTATGATATTTTTAATTATCGCCTCATATATATCCTTAGGTGGGTTCAGATGGGATCCACCTTCAAATTTACCTATGATAAAAGAAGAGTTAACAAAAAAATCAGCAAATGTATATATAGTCCTTTTAAAACCACCGATATACGATTTTTACAAAAATGAAATTGAAAATAATGGTGGAAAAATTCTCCATTATGTTCCTCAAAATGCCTTTGCTGTTAGAATAAAGGAACAATCAGTTATTGAAAATATTAAAAAACTTGAATTTGTTGAGGGAATCTATATATATCAGCCTGCCTTTAAAATATCACCCAATATAGGGAAAAAGATAAAAGTGAAAGGGGAAAAATACGAAAACATATATAAAAACATATTTTATGTTCACTTTTTTGAAGATGTTGATTTTAGTAAAGCAGAAAATTCTTTAAAAAATTACGGAGCCCAAATTATTGAAGAAATTAAATCCTTAAAACATCCTGTTTTTGTAATAAAATATGAAGGTGATATTAAAAATTTAGCCTTTGATGATGATATATTCTGGATTGAGGAAAAAAGACCTTTCTTTAAAATGAATGATAGAACCTACTGGGTAATTCAGAATAATGTTCAAAATACATCACCTATCTGGAACAAAGGAATTCATGGAGAAAATCAGGTGATAAATATAATGGATACAGGTGTTGACACTGCCTCCTGCTTTTTTGGATCTGATAAAATAGTATGGAAGGAAAGTTATACTGGATTTTACACTGATGCCTGTGATTTAGGACATGGAACACATGTTGCAGGAACAGCTTGTGGTTATGATCAGACAAATAATCTAAATCAGTTTAAGGGAATGGCTTACAATGCTAAATTAACTGTCCAATATACAGGAGATAATTTCTTTACCTGCTGGTTAGGAGCTCTTCAGATTCCTGATGACTTATTTACAGCCTTTTCAAATGCTTATAATCACGGAGCAAGAATTTTCTCCAATTCATGGGGAGGTGTTGATACAACAGTTTATACAACATTTGATGAGCAGGTTGATAACTTTATGCACAGTTTTCAGGATGCAATTTGTGTCTTTGCTGCTGGTAATTCAGGAGGTGAGGTCGATCAGGCAACAGGGCAGGTTCTTGATGTTGTCCATTACAGAACAGTTGGACCCCCAGGAGCTGCTAAAAATGTAATAACAGTTGGAGCGACACCTCCACCTCCAAAACATGACATTTCTGCCTTTTATTCAAGTAAAGGACCCGCTTTTGATAACAGAATTAAACCTGATGTAATGGCTCCAGGTGGAGATTGCGGTAATAGTATTTATAATACTGATCCTAACTTATATATAAGATCAGCAGATAATGACACTGTTTCAAATCCAACCTGTGATACAATAGCCTACCCCTTTATGGGAACAAGTATGGCAACTCCTGCAGTTGCAGGTGCGGTTGCCCTTGTAAGGCAATACTTCACTGAAGGATGGTACCCTTCAGGGGTTAAAAATCCTTCTGATGCTTTTATTCCATCAGGTGCACTTTTAAAAGCAATGATAATAGCTTCTGCTGAACAGATGAATGGAACTGATCCAGACCAGATAGATTCAAGGGAGGTTCATCCTATACCGGATTCTTCACAGGGATGGGGAAGAATAAAACTTGAAAACTCTTTATACTTTCAAGGTGATCAGGATAAGCTCTATGTAGATGATAATTCTGAGCTTTCTACAGGAATTTCAAAGTTTTACTATGTAAATGCAAGTGGGGGTAAATTAAAAATTGTTCTGGTATGGACAGATTATCCTGCAACTGCTGGATCCAATTTTGCACTTATCAATAATTTAAATTTAATTGTTCAGGGACCAGGCGGGACTTATTATGGAAACAGATTTTCAAATGGTGAATCTCAAACTGGTGGAACAAAGGATAATATAAATCCAGTTGAAGTATTTTATCTTTCAAATGCACCAGCAGGAACTTATACAGTTCAGGTGGAAGGTGAAAATATCCCACATGGACCGCAAAAGTTTGCACTTGTTATTACAGGAAGATTTTCATCAGTTGGTAAGGATAAGGAAGGTTTAGTTAAAAATTATTATCTAATGAAACCTGTATTTTCTCCAGCTTCAAATTCCTATATAATAAGATTTGGAATTCCCGAAAAGGAAAAAGTAAAACTTTCTCTAATTGACATTTCAGGAAGAGAAATTGCTATCATTAAGGAAGGAATAATGGAAAAGGGTTCTTATAAGATTCTATGGAATTCAAAAGAAATTAAAAAGGGAACTTATTTTATTTATTTGGACACTGAAAGGAGAAAAATAAAGGAGAAATTGTTGAAACTTGATTGACTTTACTATTAAAATTATTTTTAAGGGAGGAATATATGGCTGGACACTCTAAATGGGCACAGATAAAACATAAAAAAGCAAAAGTTGATGCTCAAAGAGGGAAAATTTTTAATAAATTAATAAGGGAAATACAGGTTGCTGCAAAACTTGGTGGAGGGGATCCTGAAAATAATCCAAGGCTCAGACTTGCTATTGAAAAAGCAAGAGAACACAACATGCCCTGGGATAATATAGAAA from candidate division WOR-3 bacterium harbors:
- a CDS encoding S8 family serine peptidase, whose protein sequence is MIFLIIASYISLGGFRWDPPSNLPMIKEELTKKSANVYIVLLKPPIYDFYKNEIENNGGKILHYVPQNAFAVRIKEQSVIENIKKLEFVEGIYIYQPAFKISPNIGKKIKVKGEKYENIYKNIFYVHFFEDVDFSKAENSLKNYGAQIIEEIKSLKHPVFVIKYEGDIKNLAFDDDIFWIEEKRPFFKMNDRTYWVIQNNVQNTSPIWNKGIHGENQVINIMDTGVDTASCFFGSDKIVWKESYTGFYTDACDLGHGTHVAGTACGYDQTNNLNQFKGMAYNAKLTVQYTGDNFFTCWLGALQIPDDLFTAFSNAYNHGARIFSNSWGGVDTTVYTTFDEQVDNFMHSFQDAICVFAAGNSGGEVDQATGQVLDVVHYRTVGPPGAAKNVITVGATPPPPKHDISAFYSSKGPAFDNRIKPDVMAPGGDCGNSIYNTDPNLYIRSADNDTVSNPTCDTIAYPFMGTSMATPAVAGAVALVRQYFTEGWYPSGVKNPSDAFIPSGALLKAMIIASAEQMNGTDPDQIDSREVHPIPDSSQGWGRIKLENSLYFQGDQDKLYVDDNSELSTGISKFYYVNASGGKLKIVLVWTDYPATAGSNFALINNLNLIVQGPGGTYYGNRFSNGESQTGGTKDNINPVEVFYLSNAPAGTYTVQVEGENIPHGPQKFALVITGRFSSVGKDKEGLVKNYYLMKPVFSPASNSYIIRFGIPEKEKVKLSLIDISGREIAIIKEGIMEKGSYKILWNSKEIKKGTYFIYLDTERRKIKEKLLKLD